AAAATAATCTCTCTTTTTATTTTTTCCTTGATACTCCAAGTTACCATCATTGTAATAGTGGATTTTTCCAAAGAATTTACCTCTGTACTCTACTATTTCGTAAACTGCTTGATAATATTCATTTTTCACTTCCCAAACTCCGATAATTTTATCATTTTTTTGAGCACAAGAAACCAGGCTTATTGCTAGTATAAAAGTTAATAATAATCTCATAATTTTAGGATTTGTTTGGATTTTCAGGCATCCAATCTGGAGGTTTTATAAACACTTTAAGCTTATTCTTAACTCCTGAAACTTTACCTAACTTATGATTCAATCTTGTCAAACCATGAAAAAATACTTTGATAGGATTGACGCTATTTAATGGTTCTGAAATTCCGTATTTCACCTTTTCTACTTCTGGCTCAAACGTACCTAATAATCTATCCCAAATGATCAAAATCCCAGCATAATTTTTATCCCAGTATTGTCTGTTCGAACCATGATGAACTCTATGATGTGATGGTGTATTGAAAATAAATTCAACAGGTTTTATCAATTTCCCAATTATTTCGGTGTGTAATAATGTTTGAAAAACTTGTACAAATACTTCAGAAAGTAAAACCAATATCGGATCAAATCCCAACATAACAATTGGTAAAGAGAATACGATTGGCATAATAGCATCTAATGGTCCAAAACGATACGCAACCGACATATTAAAATGTGGGGAACTATGATGAACTGTATGTGTTGCCCAACCAATTCCGATTCTATGCATCATTCTGTGTTCCCAATAATATGCAAAGTCTGCCAATAAAACACATGAAATAATGGTTGCCCAATTGATATCTAAATGAGGTAAACTTACATTATTAAATAACCAGTAATATACTTTTGTAACTGCTAAAATCCCAAGAATAATTTCTATTAAAAAGAATCCACCAAATGTTATAATATTCGCAATACTATCAAGAATTAAATCTTTATTCAATCGTCTTAAAAAGGCATAACGTATTAATTCAATTACAAAAAATGGTATGATAATATAGACTAAACTCAAGTCGTTAAATACATAAAACCAATACTCTACACTTTCCCATTGTAATGTATTCGAGAAAAAGGAAATTAAGCTGTCGTGTCCGCTTTCACTATAATTGTAATAAAAGAAATGTGCGAAACCTGTAATTAATAAAATGATTACTAAACTTCTAATTAACAATGTTGAATTTTTCATCTTAAATATTTTTTACAAAATTGCTAAATAAGTTCATTCAAGTTTTTGACCTATGTCAAAATAGCTAGATGATTAGCTACAGAATATATAGCTAAGAATGACCATATTAAAATCATTATCCAATATAGTTTTGGATGTTCCTTTTTAGTTATAGATTCCACAAAATGAATTTCACCACTTCTAATAATGTGAACTAAACCTAAAATTATAAATAAGGCCCAAAACCAATTCCATTCGTAAATAATTGCTAGTATTAAAAGAGCAAGAGCAACTATAGTTCTCCATTTATCCATATTAATATCTGTAATGATTATAATCTATGAACAAAGTAGATAAAGAATATGCCGCCATTAATATCCAAGAGGCAATAATTATCCAATACAAAATTGGATTTTCATTTCTTTGAATAGGCTCAATAAAAAATGTAACACCTGAAAACAAATCAGGAATTACCCACAACAAAAACAAAACTCCCCATGCCCATTCCCAATTCATAAACAAAGCAATGTACATTAATATCAATGCAATTATGGTTCTCCATTTTGTTGTATTCTTCATCTACTAAATATAAAAAAGAATTGTTAAACTATTATTCCAAAACGTTTTAAAAGCTTCTTTTCCATATTCCAAAAAAATTGAAACTGACCGAATAACCAACCAAACATTACTAAGAATACTTGGTAGAAAATGAAACTTGACATGATGAACATTGGATAATAGAAAATTGCAGGAACATTTTCTAAGGTCAATCCTAAAAACTTTAAAATTGGTCGTCCTACAAATACAGAAGATGATCCTGTAATTGAAAACACAAAAAATATAATTGCTAAATCTTTTTTGGAAGTAACATTCCAACGTGACATTAATTTATTCATTTCAAAAAATTTTGTTCAAAACTAATTCCAGCGCTAAAAAATCATTTTGACTTAAATCAAAAAATGAGGAATCTCATGATTTTGACATAGGTCAAAAAAACTTCAAAACATCCTTCACAATTTTGTCTCAAGATTAAAAACAAGAGTCATGAAGAGATTTTTATTACTTACCATTATTCCTTTGATGAGTTGCTCAACATCAGTAGACCATAGAATATTCGGAACCTGGAAAACGAATAGTAAATTTTACGCTGCTACCTACAAGATTGAGAAAAACAGTGAAAAAATTATAGGTAAACTTCTGTATTACAATGATGGAACAACTGTGTTACATGAAACCAAAAGTGATAAAGATATTTTTATTAAAGATCTACAATATGAAAACGAAGCTTTTGTAGATGCTATTTCAGGAGCAACACAAACTACTTCAAAGAAGTATCAAATAAAAATAAAACATACTGATACTCTTGAAGTAACTACTTACGTAAGAAATAAACCTTCCATAGAAACTTGGACAAGAAAACAACAATAGATTTAAAATTATGAAGAAAAGATATTCTCTTTTAGGAACATTAGCTGTTCTTTTTTTAATAGGATGTGAAGACAATGTAAGAGACATTACAGGAGGTAATAATTCACAAGTTCCTACCAATCCTACAGCAGAAGTAAATCCAGTAGATATTAACAATGATGGATTTGATTTTATGGAAAAAATGCAAGGTCATTGGGTTGGAAATAATAAAGTAATTGCCGATGAATACGATTGGTTTGGATGGGACTATCGTGCCATTTCTCCATCTCATATTCATGGGATTCATGAAGGAGGAACTTTAGGAAATTTATTCACCTCATTCTTTGTAACGAACTATAAAGGACAAAGAACAATTATGGCGAGAAATGGGGGATTATTAAACGGGATTTATCGTACGAGCTACTTTGTAATGGACAAAGTTGAAAATAGAAATTCCGAAGGAAAGTATTATAGACTTGTTGATGCAGTTGGTGGAGACGCGATTATGTATATGGAATTACGCTTTAAAAATGATAGTTTATATTTTAATTCCTATACCAGTAATCTTGGAAATAGATTACCCACTAGACACATGACTTTTAAGGGGAAAAAGATGCATTTTGAATTAGCACAAGAAGCAGCTAATGCAACTAATTATCCTCAAAATACAATTGATACTGGATTAGATTTTAAAGACGGTTTTAATACAGAATACTTATACGTAGATCAAGGAGAAGATGCTCCTAAATCTGCAACCTTTTTAGCTTCTCAAACTAGTAATGATGTGTATGAACTAGCTCCACAGTCAGGGGATCCTTATATTATTTCTGATCATCCGAGATTAGGAACATTAACTGTAAACATCAATCGAAATAACACAATCTCTAATGATAATTTACTAGTTTATTTATCTAAAGATCCACTCACAGATTCTGACGGATATTTTACACAAACTCCTGGAGCTTACGATACCTTACTTCATTTTCCAAGTTTAGAAAATAACGAAGATACATTCCTATTTACATACTTGCATCCCGGTACTTACTATTTAACTGTAATTGCTGATAAGAATAATGACGGTGGACCAAGTGAAGGAGATATTGTAAGTGTTTCTAAGGAAATTATCATAGCTCCTTTAGAAAATAAAACTGAAAATATAACCAATATTGATGTACAAAATTAAACTTATGAGCATACTTAAAAACACACTTTTATTCCTTTGTTTATTGGTATTAGGAAGCTGTACTAAAGCTGAAATTCCATTAGTTGGTGAAAATCCTTTAAATAGACCCGTTACCTATACACAAGACATTCAATCCATAATATTTAATAATTGCTTGACTTGCCATAGTTCAGTAAACCCTAGAAACGGATTGATTTTAGAAACCTATGCTCAAGTAAGAAACTCTTCAGAGTTTGGAACATTGATAGCCCGTTTAAACGATGCTGCGAATCCAATGCCACAAAGTGGACTTTTAACTGCGGACAGACGTGCCTTATTTGACCAATGGAAATCGGGAGGATATTTAGAATAACAATACTATTTAATATGAAAAAAATAATCGTTTTAACACTTTTAGTAATTTCTCAAATTACATCAGCTCAAAAATATTTTACAAGAACTGGAGCAACAGAATTTAAAGCTTCTGTGGCTGCTTTTGAACCTGTTGAAGCAAGTAATAAGAGTACAACAGTAATTCTAAAAAGTGATACTGGTGATATCGCTGCACAATTATTTATTAATGCTTTTCAATTTCGAGTTGCTTTAATGCAAGAGCATTTTAATGAAAATTATATGGATTCTGATACCTATCCTAAGGCAAGCTTTAGAGGTAAAATTCAAGATTTTTCTTTATCAAATATAGATAGTGAAAAGAAATATCCTCTAGAAGGAACACTCTCTATTCGAGGTAAACAAAAAGAAATTAATACAACCCTTAGTATTCAATTAAAAGATGATACTATAATTCTTAAATCGGAATTCAAATTAAATCCGAATGATTTTGGAATTAAAATCCCTAGTATAGTTAGAAAGAAAATTGCAAAACAGATAAACATAACACTGCATTATGAGATGGTTGAAAAAAAATAAGGTAATCACAATTGTTGTTTCATTACTTACAATCTCCTTTTTTGTTTACCGATACACTTTTAGAACCAATGAATCGATAGAGGATATTTCTCCTAATTATTTAGGAACCTCTATTGATTTTACAAGCCTAGCAACTACAAATTTCGATTCTTGGAATACAAAAGTGGTTCAGCTTACTGGAGAAATAACAGCTTTAGATAAAAACGGTTTCACTTTGAACAACAAGCTTTTTTGTCAGTTAAAAAATGAAGATGATAGTTCAGGTATAAAAGCAAATCAAACAATTACCATAAAAGGTCGTGTTATAGGATACGATGATTTATTAGAAGAATTAAAATTAAACGAATGTATACAACTAAAATAAAATCACTGATTATAGTCTTGCTCCTATCAATTAATGGAACAGCTCAAGAAGATTTATTAAATGAACTTGATAACGAAACCAAGAACACAAAACAATTTGATTTACCTGCATTTAAAGCCATGCAAATTGGAAACTTACAATCCACAAAAATTGCAGAAAAAGGAGATTTATATCTAATTGTTGCACATAGATTTGGATCAATAAAAGATGGAATTGATGAGTTTTTTGGATTGGATCAAGCCAATACTAAAATTCAATTGCTCTATAGTTTTTGGGACGGAATTCAGTTAAGTTTAAGTAGAGATAGTTTTGAAAAAACATATTCAGGAACTGCTAAGATTAGTATTACAAAACAATCGAATAGATTTCCTGTAAACCTAGTGGGATATGCAAGTACAGATATTAATTCTGAAATAAAAACTGCTAATTATCCTGAATTGAGGTTTAGTGATAGAATGAGTCATTCCTTACAATTATTAGCTTCTAGGAGGTTTTCTAAAAAACTATCTTTACAATTGTCCCCAATTTATGTACGTCAAAACTTACAGGATATCAACTTTACAAAAGCAAGAAATCATAATCAATTTTTAATGGGAATTGGTGGTCGATTAAAAGTGAGTAAACGTATGAGTATAAATTTAGACTACGCCTA
This genomic window from Tenacibaculum sp. 190524A05c contains:
- a CDS encoding YceI family protein, with protein sequence MKKIIVLTLLVISQITSAQKYFTRTGATEFKASVAAFEPVEASNKSTTVILKSDTGDIAAQLFINAFQFRVALMQEHFNENYMDSDTYPKASFRGKIQDFSLSNIDSEKKYPLEGTLSIRGKQKEINTTLSIQLKDDTIILKSEFKLNPNDFGIKIPSIVRKKIAKQINITLHYEMVEKK
- a CDS encoding DUF6787 family protein; the protein is MNKLMSRWNVTSKKDLAIIFFVFSITGSSSVFVGRPILKFLGLTLENVPAIFYYPMFIMSSFIFYQVFLVMFGWLFGQFQFFWNMEKKLLKRFGIIV
- a CDS encoding sterol desaturase family protein, with amino-acid sequence MKNSTLLIRSLVIILLITGFAHFFYYNYSESGHDSLISFFSNTLQWESVEYWFYVFNDLSLVYIIIPFFVIELIRYAFLRRLNKDLILDSIANIITFGGFFLIEIILGILAVTKVYYWLFNNVSLPHLDINWATIISCVLLADFAYYWEHRMMHRIGIGWATHTVHHSSPHFNMSVAYRFGPLDAIMPIVFSLPIVMLGFDPILVLLSEVFVQVFQTLLHTEIIGKLIKPVEFIFNTPSHHRVHHGSNRQYWDKNYAGILIIWDRLLGTFEPEVEKVKYGISEPLNSVNPIKVFFHGLTRLNHKLGKVSGVKNKLKVFIKPPDWMPENPNKS
- a CDS encoding DUF5777 family beta-barrel protein; its protein translation is MYTTKIKSLIIVLLLSINGTAQEDLLNELDNETKNTKQFDLPAFKAMQIGNLQSTKIAEKGDLYLIVAHRFGSIKDGIDEFFGLDQANTKIQLLYSFWDGIQLSLSRDSFEKTYSGTAKISITKQSNRFPVNLVGYASTDINSEIKTANYPELRFSDRMSHSLQLLASRRFSKKLSLQLSPIYVRQNLQDINFTKARNHNQFLMGIGGRLKVSKRMSINLDYAYNFSKDKNSVYKNPLTLGIDIETGGHVFQLLFSNARGTNDSAFLTKAQGDWSKGDISFGFNVVRVF